The Elaeis guineensis isolate ETL-2024a chromosome 13, EG11, whole genome shotgun sequence genome includes a region encoding these proteins:
- the LOC105056031 gene encoding heparanase-like protein 2, translating to MHRTIGFVSFFLSLLLFSSFSLSLGDKVTVSVKAVTTIAKTDDSFICATIDWWPKEKCNYDMCPWYSSSILNLDLNNTILFNAIKAFKALRIRLGGSLEDQVVYKVGEEPATCEDFKLDKNGLFGFSEGCLSMCRWDELNAFFNKTGSILTFGLNALAGRKKAPEGNSYVGDWNTTNARQFIEYTVLKNYKVESWELGNELSGQGVSASVDPKQYGRDLIALKKLLSDIYKNSSTEPKILAPGGFFDAQWFADMLQTSGPGVVNGVTHHIYNLGAGVDKTLIYKIQDPYYLDQIVQTYSDIETIIQDFGPWSAAWVGESGGAYNSGGKDVSNTFADSFWYLDQLGMVTTFNHKVFCRQALIGGNYALLNTTTFIPNPDYYSALLWHRLMGPGVLHTTHNGSPYLRAYAHCSKQKNGVTLLLINLSNSTSFDVSVVSDLNLYPPKIGRSLASVQEKGQREEYHLTPQGGNIQSRVMLLNGQPLNLTCSGDIPEMYPFIADAAAPLHIAPQSIAFVSFQDFKSPACARN from the exons ATGCATAGAACCATAGGTTTTGTAtcctttttcctttctcttttgctCTTCTCCAGCTTCTCTTTGAGTTTAGGGGACAAGGTGACCGTGTCTGTGAAGGCAGTGACCACCATTGCCAAAACAGATGACAGCTTTATCTGTGCAACCATAGACTGGTGGCCCAAGGAGAAGTGCAACTATGACATGTGCCCTTGGTACAGTTCCTCCATCCTTAACTTG GATTTGAACAATACCATTCTATTCAATGCCATCAAAG CTTTCAAGGCTCTGAGAATTAGGCTTGGAGGGTCACTTGAAGACCAAGTGGTGTATAAGGTAGGGGAAGAACCTGCCACTTGTGAAGACTTCAAGCTTGACAAAAATGGCCTGTTTGGATTCTCTGAAGGTTGCCTGAGCATGTGTAGATGGGATGAGCTCAATGCATTCTTCAATAAAACTGG ATCTATATTAACATTTGGACTGAATGCACTAGCTGGGAGGAAAAAAGCCCCAGAGGGTAACAGCTACGTGGGTGACTGGAACACTACTAATGCTCGTCAATTCATCGAATACACAGTCTTGAAGAATTATAAGGTTGAATCTTGGGAATTAG GAAATGAGCTCTCTGGTCAAGGAGTATCTGCAAGTGTGGATCCTAAACAGTATGGCAGGGATTTGATTGCGCTAAAAAAACTTCTCAGTGATATATATAAAAATTCTAGCACCGAACCGAAGATATTGGCACCTGGTGGTTTTTTTGATGCACAATGGTTCGCCGACATGCTTCAGACATCAGGACCTGGTGTTGTTAATGGTGTTACTCATCATATCTACAACCTCGGTGCAG GTGTTGATAAAACGCTAATCTACAAGATTCAAGATCCTTACTATTTGGATCAGATAGTACAGACATATAGTGATATTGAGACCATCATCCAGGATTTTGGCCCATGGAGTGCTGCTTGGGTTGGAGAATCAGGTGGTGCTTACAACAGCGGAGGCAAAGATGTGTCGAATACTTTCGCAGATAGTTTCTG GTACTTAGATCAGCTGGGCATGGTAACCACATTTAACCACAAGGTCTTCTGCCGACAAGCTTTGATTGGAGGAAACTATGCTCTTCTTAACACCACTACATTCATCCCCAACCCAGACTACTATAG TGCTTTGTTGTGGCATCGACTAATGGGACCTGGTGTTCTTCATACCACTCACAATGGATCGCCGTACCTTCGTGCCTATGCTCATTGCTCCAAACAAAAG AATGGAGTTACTCTATTGCTCATTAACCTATCAAACTCAACATCCTTCGATGTCTCAGTTGTCAGTGACCTGAACTTGTATCCACCTAAAATCGGTCGATCTTTAGCATCTGTGCAAGAAAAGGGGCAGAGGGAAGAGTACCATCTGACTCCTCAAGGTGGCAATATCCAAAGTAGAGTTATGCTTCTTAATGGACAACCTTTGAATCTGACATGCAGTGGAGACATTCCTGAAATGTATCCATTTATTGCTGATGCTGCTGCACCTCTCCACATTGCTCCTCAGTCGATTGCCTTTGTCAGCTTCCAGGACTTCAAATCTCCAGCTTGTGCCAGGAATTGA
- the LOC105055992 gene encoding membrane-anchored ubiquitin-fold protein 1 isoform X2 — translation MSGVQEPLEIKFRLFDGSDIGPKKYAPATSVATLKESIIAQWPKGKENGPRTVNDLKLINAGKILENNRTLADCRSPMYEFSGVTTMHVVVRPPSSERGTEKKVLSKPKENKCGCSIL, via the exons ATGTCTGGAGTCCAAGAGCCTCTTGAGATTAAGTTTAGATTGTTTGACGGATCTGACATCGGTCCCAAGAAGTATGCTCCTGCTACAAGTGTTGCCACCCTCAAAGAAAGCATCATTGCTCAGTGGCCAAAAG GGAAGGAGAATGGTCCAAGAACTGTGAACGATCTTAAGCTGATTAATGCAGGGAAAATATTAGAGAACAATAGAACTTTAGCCGACTGCAGAAGCCCAATGTATGAATTTTCTGGAGTTACAACCATGCATGTTGTTGTTCGCCCCCCTTCTTCTGAAAGAGGGACTG AGAAGAAGGTATTGAGCAAGCCAAAAGAGAACAAATGTGGTTGCAGTATCTTGTAA
- the LOC105055992 gene encoding membrane-anchored ubiquitin-fold protein 1 isoform X1 — protein MSGVQEPLEIKFRLFDGSDIGPKKYAPATSVATLKESIIAQWPKVLLIQNSSTKWCLMTGKENGPRTVNDLKLINAGKILENNRTLADCRSPMYEFSGVTTMHVVVRPPSSERGTEKKVLSKPKENKCGCSIL, from the exons ATGTCTGGAGTCCAAGAGCCTCTTGAGATTAAGTTTAGATTGTTTGACGGATCTGACATCGGTCCCAAGAAGTATGCTCCTGCTACAAGTGTTGCCACCCTCAAAGAAAGCATCATTGCTCAGTGGCCAAAAG TGCTGCTGATTCAGAACTCTTCAACAAAATGGTGTCTAATGACAGGGAAGGAGAATGGTCCAAGAACTGTGAACGATCTTAAGCTGATTAATGCAGGGAAAATATTAGAGAACAATAGAACTTTAGCCGACTGCAGAAGCCCAATGTATGAATTTTCTGGAGTTACAACCATGCATGTTGTTGTTCGCCCCCCTTCTTCTGAAAGAGGGACTG AGAAGAAGGTATTGAGCAAGCCAAAAGAGAACAAATGTGGTTGCAGTATCTTGTAA